In Nymphalis io chromosome 11, ilAglIoxx1.1, whole genome shotgun sequence, one genomic interval encodes:
- the LOC126771657 gene encoding F-box/LRR-repeat protein 15, producing MSIKRNKHFFDLYWEDILVSRIMPFLTIRECFNFRCVSRTCLQIIDMYFAKLKSLKLMNKGFSPHTFEVFALTCRRLELLNLSRCVSITDTDLIPMLQRNPELVNLNLSQCKNLTAKCLQPAILYCNKLKVLKLSKCSWLTTGAMEALALHQNQLEDVDLAFCVTISESCILVFIKKFRQLKTLNLEGNMQVTDKCLYTMSKYSNSLKLLNLGGCCEISDKGIIALALHCHKLEGLLIRGCTKVTENSLRLMRNRVHLDRRPAEIPPIPLNMQI from the exons atgagtataaaaagaaacaaacattttttcgaTTTGTACTGGGAAGATATATTAGTCTCAAGAATCATGCCCTTCTTAACAATCAGAGAGTGCTTTAATTTTCGCTGTGTATCTAGAACTTGCCTCCAAATAATAGATATGTATTTTGCCAAGTTAAAATCcctaaaattaatgaataaaggATTTTCACCGCATACATTTGAA GTATTCGCATTGACATGCAGAAGGCtagaacttttaaatttaagccGATGTGTATCTATCACTGACACAGACCTGATTCCTATGCTCCAACGCAATCCAGAACTCGTCAATTTGAATTTGAGCCAATGTAAAAACTTGACTGCCAAATGTCTGCAACCAGCTATATTGtattgcaataaattaaaagttctaAAGCTATCCAAGTGTTCCTGGCTGACAACCGGTGCTATGGAAGCACTTGCTCTTCATCAAAACCAATTAGAAGATGTAGATTTGGCTTTCTGTGTGACAATTTCCGAGAGCTGTATACTTGTGttcattaaaaaatttagaCAATTGAAAACTTTGAATTTGGAAGGTAATATGCAGGTTACTGATAAATGCCTCTACACAATGTCCAAGTATAGTAATTCATTAAAGCTTCTTAATTTAGGAGGTTGCTGTGAAATTTCAGACAAGGGTATCAT TGCCCTTGCCTTACACTGCCATAAACTGGAAGGTCTGCTTATAAGAGGATGTACAAAGGTAACGGAAAACAGTCTACGTCTTATGAGAAATAGAGTACACTTAGACAGGAGACCTGCAGAAATTCCTCCCATACCTTTAAATATGCAGATCTGA
- the LOC126771648 gene encoding odorant receptor 2a-like has protein sequence MNLIDEYLECDGRVDPNSRFAENLKMKLRIVKRRAILTWSALALNGVVYITCPFLKPGRHLTEDLYVTYGLEPMFESPNFEIATVLMTLAVIFGVLTLANYRLFICVTIGYIEAQMLALSEDLIKLWDDSEAFYEEFSEKELDIIKTVTPYEIKNVYIKHRLREIIKFHIVGITLQHIVENKFRFIYVIEFLFVMIGIVTELLGGLENTYFELPYSLNQVFMDCLIGQRLIDASNVFEKAVYSCQWENYDAANQRSVLLILQNSQKTLMLSAGGLSALSFVCLMSVIRCTYSAYTALHSTVK, from the exons ATGAATTTGATAGATGAATATCTGGAATGCGATGGCCGTGTTGATCCCAATTCGCGTTTTGCCGAAAATCTTAAAATGAAGCTCAGGATCGTAAAGAGGAGAGCCATTCTGACATGGAGCGCTCTAGCGCTTAATGGAGTCGTTTACATCACATGTCCTTTTTTAAAGCCTGGGCGTCATTTGACTGAAGATTTATACGTTACTtatg ggCTGGAGCCAATGTTTGAATCTCCTAATTTCGAAATAGCAACAGTCCTGATGACGCTCGCCGTTATATTCGGTGTTTTGACTCTTGCGAACTACAGACTTTTCATATGTGTGACTATTGGCTACATTGAAGCCCAAATGTTAGCTTTGAGTgaggatttaattaaactatggGATGACAGCGAAGCATTCTACGAAGAATTCAGTGAGAAAGAGCTAGATATTATCAAAACTGTAACgccatatgaaataaaaaatgtatacattaaacATCGTCTGAGGGAGATTATCAAATTCCATATAGTCGGCATCACTCTTCAACACATCGTCGAGAATAAATTTCGTTTCATATATGTGATAGAATTCCTCTTCGTGATGATTGGCATTGTAACTGAACTGCTCGGTGGCTTAGAGAACACTTACTTTGAACTACCGTACAGCTTGAACCAAGTATTTATGGACTGTTTGATTGGACAGAGACTGATAGATGCGAGTAACGTGTTCGAGAAGGCAGTGTATAGTTGCCAATGGGAAAATTACGATGCCGCTAATCAAAGATCTGTTCTTTTGATCCTGCAGAATTCGCAGAAGACTTTGATGCTGTCAGCCGGTGGTTTGTCGGCGCTGAGTTTTGTGTGTTTGATGTCTGTTATCAGATGCACTTATTCCGCTTACACAGCACTTCATTCTACTGTAAAGTGA